In the bacterium genome, one interval contains:
- a CDS encoding sigma-54 dependent transcriptional regulator, whose amino-acid sequence MWKVLLVDQNNWFADEVAQRIEGSDKKLVIARDADTAIKMLQGEQFHLIVISDELPDRGCFRILELAMMIDEAMPVNLILLQYQLEDFKDIIKPYTWSVLEGVVTVDTLLNTIHNTIKEIKLNHKIRYLTHTQKYICKFDNIVGVSPKIQEVFSFIKKVAKSDSTVLIQGETGTGKELIAAALHYNSLRCQENFVAVNCATLNENLLESELFGHEKGSFTGAHNLRIGRFEQANCGTLFLDEVGEMSLSVQAKVLRVLQKQEFERVGGSKTIKVNVRVIAATNRDLLKEVSEGRFRQDLYYRLSVIPITIPPLRERKEDIAPLAAYFFNKYKKRGGKELIGFHPACYTILEKYHWPGNVRELENVIERAVLVTSNESILPEDLLIPNTLRPDSNTLQSNPLPGRPAAQSHDSGHDDGFHLVLPPGGVSLKAVEQELIIQALRMSKGVQKDAARLLGISCRVINYKIKKYRLQESGKPFRKE is encoded by the coding sequence ATGTGGAAAGTTTTACTGGTCGATCAGAATAACTGGTTTGCTGATGAGGTAGCCCAGCGAATCGAGGGGAGTGATAAAAAACTGGTAATCGCCCGCGATGCGGACACTGCGATTAAAATGCTCCAGGGTGAGCAATTTCATCTGATCGTCATCAGCGACGAGCTTCCTGACAGGGGCTGTTTTCGAATCCTTGAACTGGCCATGATGATCGATGAAGCCATGCCGGTAAACCTGATTCTTCTTCAATATCAATTGGAGGATTTCAAGGACATTATTAAACCCTACACCTGGAGTGTGCTGGAGGGTGTGGTTACGGTTGACACTCTTCTCAATACTATTCACAATACGATCAAAGAAATAAAGCTTAACCATAAGATCCGTTATTTAACCCATACTCAGAAATATATTTGTAAATTCGATAACATCGTCGGGGTCAGCCCAAAAATTCAGGAAGTATTCTCTTTTATCAAAAAGGTGGCCAAAAGTGATTCTACGGTGCTTATTCAGGGAGAGACAGGAACAGGGAAGGAATTGATCGCCGCGGCTTTGCATTACAACAGCCTGCGGTGCCAGGAGAATTTTGTAGCGGTAAATTGTGCCACTCTGAATGAGAATCTTCTGGAGAGCGAGCTTTTTGGTCATGAGAAGGGTTCTTTCACCGGCGCTCACAATCTGAGGATTGGTCGATTTGAACAGGCAAATTGCGGAACGCTGTTCCTCGATGAGGTTGGGGAAATGAGCCTGTCGGTTCAGGCCAAGGTTTTACGGGTATTACAGAAACAGGAATTTGAACGGGTTGGAGGCAGCAAGACAATCAAGGTGAATGTCAGAGTGATTGCGGCCACGAACCGTGATTTGCTGAAAGAGGTCAGCGAGGGCAGATTCCGGCAGGATCTTTATTACCGCTTAAGTGTCATTCCCATTACTATTCCTCCCCTGCGGGAGAGAAAAGAGGATATTGCCCCCCTGGCTGCCTACTTTTTCAACAAGTATAAAAAAAGGGGAGGGAAAGAATTAATTGGTTTCCATCCGGCCTGTTATACCATACTTGAAAAGTACCATTGGCCGGGCAATGTCCGGGAGCTGGAAAATGTTATCGAACGGGCCGTCCTGGTCACCAGTAATGAATCTATTTTACCGGAAGATCTCCTGATACCGAATACGCTCCGGCCAGATTCGAATACTCTGCAATCCAATCCATTGCCTGGCAGGCCAGCGGCACAGAGCCATGACAGCGGCCATGATGATGGTTTTCATCTCGTCCTGCCTCCTGGAGGAGTAAGTTTAAAGGCCGTCGAACAGGAACTTATCATTCAGGCTCTGCGGATGAGTAAGGGAGTTCAGAAAGATGCAGCCAGGTTACTTGGAATCAGTTGCCGGGTGATTAACTATAAAATCAAAAAGTATCGATTGCAGGAATCAGGAAAGCCTTTCAGAAAAGAATGA
- a CDS encoding HDOD domain-containing protein, whose amino-acid sequence MTVDEAIAKIEDIPTIPTILGEILRITSSERSSVNDLTRIIYSDQALATKILKMANSSFYRLAQQVKSIDRAIVVLGFEEVRAIATAMTVFDSVYLRKDGVYYNRLRSWNHSLLCGMGTRILVNQVKNGRGLESEVFVGGLIHDIGKVLMDRNFPEYFARVLELVEETSMTMESAEQKIFGFDHALLAGRLLKKWKFPDQLIDMVLHHHHPVSGEDNRCWISILFVADMMCHQLGCSTFACEPKPNIRKFLRSDLMKSLRNKGLPLTPPNFIASLRKLKGHLAEIDRLANIFLPS is encoded by the coding sequence ATGACAGTTGATGAGGCTATTGCCAAAATCGAAGATATCCCCACGATCCCGACAATTTTAGGAGAAATTCTGCGGATAACTTCTTCCGAGAGAAGTTCGGTGAATGATTTGACCAGGATTATCTATTCTGATCAGGCACTGGCTACCAAGATTCTGAAAATGGCCAATTCATCTTTTTACCGGCTGGCTCAGCAGGTAAAAAGCATTGACCGGGCTATCGTGGTTCTCGGATTCGAGGAGGTCCGCGCCATAGCTACGGCCATGACAGTTTTTGATTCCGTGTACCTGCGAAAAGACGGGGTCTACTATAACCGGCTGAGATCATGGAACCATTCTCTGCTCTGCGGCATGGGCACCAGGATATTGGTCAACCAGGTGAAGAATGGCAGGGGGCTTGAATCGGAAGTCTTTGTAGGAGGATTGATTCATGATATCGGCAAGGTTTTGATGGATCGGAATTTCCCGGAATATTTTGCCAGGGTTTTGGAATTGGTCGAAGAAACATCCATGACTATGGAATCCGCCGAGCAGAAAATTTTCGGTTTCGATCATGCCCTGCTGGCTGGCAGGTTATTGAAAAAATGGAAATTCCCTGACCAGTTGATCGACATGGTTTTGCATCACCATCATCCCGTTTCCGGAGAGGATAATCGGTGCTGGATCAGTATACTTTTTGTGGCCGACATGATGTGTCATCAGCTCGGATGTTCAACCTTTGCCTGTGAGCCCAAACCCAATATCAGGAAGTTTCTCCGTTCCGATTTGATGAAGTCACTCAGGAATAAAGGGTTGCCTCTGACGCCTCCAAATTTTATTGCTTCTCTCCGAAAATTAAAGGGACATCTGGCAGAGATAGACCGTCTGGCGAACATTTTTCTCCCTTCTTAA